The Bombus vancouverensis nearcticus chromosome 9, iyBomVanc1_principal, whole genome shotgun sequence genome includes a window with the following:
- the LOC117163380 gene encoding protein RUFY3 isoform X2, translating to MRQESKNGLKIRPPGDHSVHHSGVMLEEDMAGAQDTIYLCNFRVSVDGEWLCLKELQDVEFSLQESMQRSPSPPLALSARDPVIIERSNLVNISKLIVKELIETSLKYGRMLDSDHMPLQHFFIVLEHVLRHGLRPKKGLLGPKKELWDILQLVEKYCSEAQDITSSIRDLPTVRTAMGRARAWLRMALMQKKLADYLKVLIDHKEDILSEYFEPDALMMSEEAIVIMGLLVGLNVIDCNFCVKEEDLDCQQGVIDFSLYLRNSNHIPGESPDDELENDNMTTVLDQKNYIEELNRHLNATVTNLQAKVESLTTTNALMKEDLSIAKNNILSLHEENRQLKKELGIEIKDTNENGKPPIKITETTTEIEELRSRLDAEKKLRQDVEKELELQISMKSEMEVAMKLLEKDIHEKQDTIISLRRQLDEIKLINLEMYKKLQECEGSLKHKTELITKLEAKTLSMTETIQKMDEKCKEMDDVKSDAVERVRILGAEAAEREARANGVERELRLEREWRTSLQEASISSAEKISQLHQEIDQLRRVSEKYLALQEEHYALKEICTEQERTLEELGGQLSTAKLAAVELREAADNAHQQQNQQQHEGAATWANDRLVTQCKSCNREFNITRRKHHCRNCGKIFCHACSDNTTALPSSTKPVRVCDECYVFLVGRYSDAR from the exons ATGCGGCAAGAATCCAAAAACGGTCTGAAGATCAGGCCACCGGGTGACCACAGTGTACATCACAGTGGGGTCATGCTTGAAGAAGACATGGCTGGCGCTCAGGATACGATATACCTGTGCAACTTCCGTGTTTCTGTCGACGGCGAGTGGCTGTGCCTGAAAGAGCTTCAGGATGTCGAGTTCTCGTTGCAGGAGTCGATGCAACGTTCACCATCGCCACCGCTCGCTCTCAGTG CACGCGATCCAGTCATCATCGAGAGGAGTAATCTTgtgaatatttcaaaattaatcgTGAAGGAGCTGATCGAAACGTCTTTGAAGTATGGTCGGATGCTTGATTCTGATCATATGCCATTGCAACATTTTTTCATCGTTCTTGAACACGTGCTTAGGCATGGTTTACGACCAAAGAAG GGTCTACTTGGACCCAAGAAGGAGCTTTGGGATATACTTCAGCTCGTTGAGAAATATTGTTCCGAAGCACAGGACATTACGTCCAGTATTCGTGATCTACCTACTGTTAG GACTGCAATGGGTAGAGCGCGAGCATGGTTGCGTATGGCGTTAATGCAGAAAAAGCTAGCGGACTACTTGAAAGTTTTAATCGACCACAAGGAAGATATATTGTCCGAGTATTTCGAGCCTGACGCTCTGATGATGAGCGAGGAGGCAATCGTTATAATGGGCTTGTTGGTGGGCTTGAACGTAATCGACTGCAACTTCTGTGTAAAG GAAGAAGACCTCGATTGTCAACAAGGTGTGATCGATTTCTCGCTATACCTGCGAAACAGCAATCATATACCTGGTGAATCTCCAGACGACGAGCTTGAAAATGATAACATGACAACTGTCCTCGACCAGAAAAATTACATCGAGGAACTAAACCGACATTTAAA CGCAACTGTGACAAACCTACAAGCCAAAGTGGAATCCTTAACAACGACAAACGCTCTTATGAAGGAGGACCTGTCTATCGCTAAAAATAACATTCTGTCGCTTCACGAGGAGAATAGACAATTGAAAAAAGAGTTGGGAATCGAAATCAAAGACACGAACGAG AATGGGAAACCACCAATCAAAATTACTGAAACGACGACAGAGATCGAGGAGTTGAGAAGTAGGCTAGATGCTGAAAAGAAATTACGGCAGGATGTAGAAAAGGAATTAGAATTACAG ATTAGTATGAAGTCAGAAATGGAAGTGGCTATGAAGTTGTTGGAGAAAGATATTCACGAGAAACAAGATACGATCATATCGTTACGACGACAGCTCGACGAGATCAAGTTAATTAACTTGGAAATGTATAAAAAGCTACAG GAGTGCGAAGGCTCGCTTAAGCATAAAACAGAACTGATCACTAAATTGGAGGCTAAGACGCTATCGATGACTGAAACCATCCAGAAAATGGATGAAAA GTGCAAGGAAATGGACGACGTGAAATCAGATGCAGTAGAGAGGGTGAGGATTTTGGGAGCTGAAGCTGCCGAGAGAGAAGCGAGGGCGAACGGGGTCGAGAGGGAATTGCGACTCGAACGCGAATGGAGAACCTCCTTACAGGAAGCATCGATCTCTAGCGCGGAGAAGATCTCTCAATTACATCAGGAGATCGATCAGTTGAGGCGGGTGTCCGAG AAATACCTGGCGCTGCAGGAGGAACATTACGCGTTGAAGGAGATCTGCACCGAACAGGAACGGACTCTGGAGGAACTTGGGGGACAATTGAGCACGGCGAAATTGGCGGCCGTGGAATTACGCGAGGCCGCTGACAACGCTCACCAGCAGCAGAACCAGCAGCAGCACGAGGGTGCAGCGACCTGGGCGAACGATCGACTGGTCACCCAATGCAAGAGCTGCAACCGAGAGTTCAACATCACTCGTCGCAAG CACCATTGTCGAAACTGCGGCAAAATCTTTTGTCATGCCTGTAGCGACAACACCACAGCCCTGCCGAGTTCGACGAAACCTGTTCGCGTTTGTGACGAATGTTACGTGTTTCTGGTCGGCCGTTACTCGGATGCACGCTAA
- the LOC117163380 gene encoding RUN and FYVE domain-containing protein 2 isoform X1 produces the protein MAAESSEGLPISPSEKSLTGSLVSEENEKSVSRSPSTYSIREDKWPDLVVSRPRKLDAWWLPRPRDPVIIERSNLVNISKLIVKELIETSLKYGRMLDSDHMPLQHFFIVLEHVLRHGLRPKKGLLGPKKELWDILQLVEKYCSEAQDITSSIRDLPTVRTAMGRARAWLRMALMQKKLADYLKVLIDHKEDILSEYFEPDALMMSEEAIVIMGLLVGLNVIDCNFCVKEEDLDCQQGVIDFSLYLRNSNHIPGESPDDELENDNMTTVLDQKNYIEELNRHLNATVTNLQAKVESLTTTNALMKEDLSIAKNNILSLHEENRQLKKELGIEIKDTNENGKPPIKITETTTEIEELRSRLDAEKKLRQDVEKELELQISMKSEMEVAMKLLEKDIHEKQDTIISLRRQLDEIKLINLEMYKKLQECEGSLKHKTELITKLEAKTLSMTETIQKMDEKCKEMDDVKSDAVERVRILGAEAAEREARANGVERELRLEREWRTSLQEASISSAEKISQLHQEIDQLRRVSEKYLALQEEHYALKEICTEQERTLEELGGQLSTAKLAAVELREAADNAHQQQNQQQHEGAATWANDRLVTQCKSCNREFNITRRKHHCRNCGKIFCHACSDNTTALPSSTKPVRVCDECYVFLVGRYSDAR, from the exons ATGGCCGCGGAGAGTAGCGAAGGTTTGCCAATATCTCCGTCCGAGAAATCGTTAACCGGTAGCTTAGTGTCTGAagagaatgagaaaagtgtATCACGATCACCGTCGACTTACTCGATAAGGGAGGACAAGTGGCCGGATCTGGTTGTCTCGAGGCCCAGAAAACTAGACGCTTGGTGGTTACCGAGAC CACGCGATCCAGTCATCATCGAGAGGAGTAATCTTgtgaatatttcaaaattaatcgTGAAGGAGCTGATCGAAACGTCTTTGAAGTATGGTCGGATGCTTGATTCTGATCATATGCCATTGCAACATTTTTTCATCGTTCTTGAACACGTGCTTAGGCATGGTTTACGACCAAAGAAG GGTCTACTTGGACCCAAGAAGGAGCTTTGGGATATACTTCAGCTCGTTGAGAAATATTGTTCCGAAGCACAGGACATTACGTCCAGTATTCGTGATCTACCTACTGTTAG GACTGCAATGGGTAGAGCGCGAGCATGGTTGCGTATGGCGTTAATGCAGAAAAAGCTAGCGGACTACTTGAAAGTTTTAATCGACCACAAGGAAGATATATTGTCCGAGTATTTCGAGCCTGACGCTCTGATGATGAGCGAGGAGGCAATCGTTATAATGGGCTTGTTGGTGGGCTTGAACGTAATCGACTGCAACTTCTGTGTAAAG GAAGAAGACCTCGATTGTCAACAAGGTGTGATCGATTTCTCGCTATACCTGCGAAACAGCAATCATATACCTGGTGAATCTCCAGACGACGAGCTTGAAAATGATAACATGACAACTGTCCTCGACCAGAAAAATTACATCGAGGAACTAAACCGACATTTAAA CGCAACTGTGACAAACCTACAAGCCAAAGTGGAATCCTTAACAACGACAAACGCTCTTATGAAGGAGGACCTGTCTATCGCTAAAAATAACATTCTGTCGCTTCACGAGGAGAATAGACAATTGAAAAAAGAGTTGGGAATCGAAATCAAAGACACGAACGAG AATGGGAAACCACCAATCAAAATTACTGAAACGACGACAGAGATCGAGGAGTTGAGAAGTAGGCTAGATGCTGAAAAGAAATTACGGCAGGATGTAGAAAAGGAATTAGAATTACAG ATTAGTATGAAGTCAGAAATGGAAGTGGCTATGAAGTTGTTGGAGAAAGATATTCACGAGAAACAAGATACGATCATATCGTTACGACGACAGCTCGACGAGATCAAGTTAATTAACTTGGAAATGTATAAAAAGCTACAG GAGTGCGAAGGCTCGCTTAAGCATAAAACAGAACTGATCACTAAATTGGAGGCTAAGACGCTATCGATGACTGAAACCATCCAGAAAATGGATGAAAA GTGCAAGGAAATGGACGACGTGAAATCAGATGCAGTAGAGAGGGTGAGGATTTTGGGAGCTGAAGCTGCCGAGAGAGAAGCGAGGGCGAACGGGGTCGAGAGGGAATTGCGACTCGAACGCGAATGGAGAACCTCCTTACAGGAAGCATCGATCTCTAGCGCGGAGAAGATCTCTCAATTACATCAGGAGATCGATCAGTTGAGGCGGGTGTCCGAG AAATACCTGGCGCTGCAGGAGGAACATTACGCGTTGAAGGAGATCTGCACCGAACAGGAACGGACTCTGGAGGAACTTGGGGGACAATTGAGCACGGCGAAATTGGCGGCCGTGGAATTACGCGAGGCCGCTGACAACGCTCACCAGCAGCAGAACCAGCAGCAGCACGAGGGTGCAGCGACCTGGGCGAACGATCGACTGGTCACCCAATGCAAGAGCTGCAACCGAGAGTTCAACATCACTCGTCGCAAG CACCATTGTCGAAACTGCGGCAAAATCTTTTGTCATGCCTGTAGCGACAACACCACAGCCCTGCCGAGTTCGACGAAACCTGTTCGCGTTTGTGACGAATGTTACGTGTTTCTGGTCGGCCGTTACTCGGATGCACGCTAA
- the LOC117163380 gene encoding protein RUFY3 isoform X3, which yields MLEEDMAGAQDTIYLCNFRVSVDGEWLCLKELQDVEFSLQESMQRSPSPPLALSARDPVIIERSNLVNISKLIVKELIETSLKYGRMLDSDHMPLQHFFIVLEHVLRHGLRPKKGLLGPKKELWDILQLVEKYCSEAQDITSSIRDLPTVRTAMGRARAWLRMALMQKKLADYLKVLIDHKEDILSEYFEPDALMMSEEAIVIMGLLVGLNVIDCNFCVKEEDLDCQQGVIDFSLYLRNSNHIPGESPDDELENDNMTTVLDQKNYIEELNRHLNATVTNLQAKVESLTTTNALMKEDLSIAKNNILSLHEENRQLKKELGIEIKDTNENGKPPIKITETTTEIEELRSRLDAEKKLRQDVEKELELQISMKSEMEVAMKLLEKDIHEKQDTIISLRRQLDEIKLINLEMYKKLQECEGSLKHKTELITKLEAKTLSMTETIQKMDEKCKEMDDVKSDAVERVRILGAEAAEREARANGVERELRLEREWRTSLQEASISSAEKISQLHQEIDQLRRVSEKYLALQEEHYALKEICTEQERTLEELGGQLSTAKLAAVELREAADNAHQQQNQQQHEGAATWANDRLVTQCKSCNREFNITRRKHHCRNCGKIFCHACSDNTTALPSSTKPVRVCDECYVFLVGRYSDAR from the exons ATGCTTGAAGAAGACATGGCTGGCGCTCAGGATACGATATACCTGTGCAACTTCCGTGTTTCTGTCGACGGCGAGTGGCTGTGCCTGAAAGAGCTTCAGGATGTCGAGTTCTCGTTGCAGGAGTCGATGCAACGTTCACCATCGCCACCGCTCGCTCTCAGTG CACGCGATCCAGTCATCATCGAGAGGAGTAATCTTgtgaatatttcaaaattaatcgTGAAGGAGCTGATCGAAACGTCTTTGAAGTATGGTCGGATGCTTGATTCTGATCATATGCCATTGCAACATTTTTTCATCGTTCTTGAACACGTGCTTAGGCATGGTTTACGACCAAAGAAG GGTCTACTTGGACCCAAGAAGGAGCTTTGGGATATACTTCAGCTCGTTGAGAAATATTGTTCCGAAGCACAGGACATTACGTCCAGTATTCGTGATCTACCTACTGTTAG GACTGCAATGGGTAGAGCGCGAGCATGGTTGCGTATGGCGTTAATGCAGAAAAAGCTAGCGGACTACTTGAAAGTTTTAATCGACCACAAGGAAGATATATTGTCCGAGTATTTCGAGCCTGACGCTCTGATGATGAGCGAGGAGGCAATCGTTATAATGGGCTTGTTGGTGGGCTTGAACGTAATCGACTGCAACTTCTGTGTAAAG GAAGAAGACCTCGATTGTCAACAAGGTGTGATCGATTTCTCGCTATACCTGCGAAACAGCAATCATATACCTGGTGAATCTCCAGACGACGAGCTTGAAAATGATAACATGACAACTGTCCTCGACCAGAAAAATTACATCGAGGAACTAAACCGACATTTAAA CGCAACTGTGACAAACCTACAAGCCAAAGTGGAATCCTTAACAACGACAAACGCTCTTATGAAGGAGGACCTGTCTATCGCTAAAAATAACATTCTGTCGCTTCACGAGGAGAATAGACAATTGAAAAAAGAGTTGGGAATCGAAATCAAAGACACGAACGAG AATGGGAAACCACCAATCAAAATTACTGAAACGACGACAGAGATCGAGGAGTTGAGAAGTAGGCTAGATGCTGAAAAGAAATTACGGCAGGATGTAGAAAAGGAATTAGAATTACAG ATTAGTATGAAGTCAGAAATGGAAGTGGCTATGAAGTTGTTGGAGAAAGATATTCACGAGAAACAAGATACGATCATATCGTTACGACGACAGCTCGACGAGATCAAGTTAATTAACTTGGAAATGTATAAAAAGCTACAG GAGTGCGAAGGCTCGCTTAAGCATAAAACAGAACTGATCACTAAATTGGAGGCTAAGACGCTATCGATGACTGAAACCATCCAGAAAATGGATGAAAA GTGCAAGGAAATGGACGACGTGAAATCAGATGCAGTAGAGAGGGTGAGGATTTTGGGAGCTGAAGCTGCCGAGAGAGAAGCGAGGGCGAACGGGGTCGAGAGGGAATTGCGACTCGAACGCGAATGGAGAACCTCCTTACAGGAAGCATCGATCTCTAGCGCGGAGAAGATCTCTCAATTACATCAGGAGATCGATCAGTTGAGGCGGGTGTCCGAG AAATACCTGGCGCTGCAGGAGGAACATTACGCGTTGAAGGAGATCTGCACCGAACAGGAACGGACTCTGGAGGAACTTGGGGGACAATTGAGCACGGCGAAATTGGCGGCCGTGGAATTACGCGAGGCCGCTGACAACGCTCACCAGCAGCAGAACCAGCAGCAGCACGAGGGTGCAGCGACCTGGGCGAACGATCGACTGGTCACCCAATGCAAGAGCTGCAACCGAGAGTTCAACATCACTCGTCGCAAG CACCATTGTCGAAACTGCGGCAAAATCTTTTGTCATGCCTGTAGCGACAACACCACAGCCCTGCCGAGTTCGACGAAACCTGTTCGCGTTTGTGACGAATGTTACGTGTTTCTGGTCGGCCGTTACTCGGATGCACGCTAA
- the LOC117163380 gene encoding protein RUFY3 isoform X4, with protein sequence MAAESSEGLPISPSEKSLTGSLVSEENEKSVSRSPSTYSIREDKWPDLVVSRPRKLDAWWLPRPRDPVIIERSNLVNISKLIVKELIETSLKYGRMLDSDHMPLQHFFIVLEHVLRHGLRPKKGLLGPKKELWDILQLVEKYCSEAQDITSSIRDLPTVRTAMGRARAWLRMALMQKKLADYLKVLIDHKEDILSEYFEPDALMMSEEAIVIMGLLVGLNVIDCNFCVKEEDLDCQQGVIDFSLYLRNSNHIPGESPDDELENDNMTTVLDQKNYIEELNRHLNATVTNLQAKVESLTTTNALMKEDLSIAKNNILSLHEENRQLKKELGIEIKDTNENGKPPIKITETTTEIEELRSRLDAEKKLRQDVEKELELQISMKSEMEVAMKLLEKDIHEKQDTIISLRRQLDEIKLINLEMYKKLQECEHELTQKGEMVSRLHAKTNKIGKILNNLEKCNHMKKDGKNIHSPTTPSSILKSILNNISPTSPRCYSSADNLSAIDYQHPPNNQQQSANNHQKPTNNQQTNNHQQSTNAQQQSLTEQPYSPNNNGQTRGNEQQNGANEKEMAKPDTPEQSKSNGEISMEAEEQSTA encoded by the exons ATGGCCGCGGAGAGTAGCGAAGGTTTGCCAATATCTCCGTCCGAGAAATCGTTAACCGGTAGCTTAGTGTCTGAagagaatgagaaaagtgtATCACGATCACCGTCGACTTACTCGATAAGGGAGGACAAGTGGCCGGATCTGGTTGTCTCGAGGCCCAGAAAACTAGACGCTTGGTGGTTACCGAGAC CACGCGATCCAGTCATCATCGAGAGGAGTAATCTTgtgaatatttcaaaattaatcgTGAAGGAGCTGATCGAAACGTCTTTGAAGTATGGTCGGATGCTTGATTCTGATCATATGCCATTGCAACATTTTTTCATCGTTCTTGAACACGTGCTTAGGCATGGTTTACGACCAAAGAAG GGTCTACTTGGACCCAAGAAGGAGCTTTGGGATATACTTCAGCTCGTTGAGAAATATTGTTCCGAAGCACAGGACATTACGTCCAGTATTCGTGATCTACCTACTGTTAG GACTGCAATGGGTAGAGCGCGAGCATGGTTGCGTATGGCGTTAATGCAGAAAAAGCTAGCGGACTACTTGAAAGTTTTAATCGACCACAAGGAAGATATATTGTCCGAGTATTTCGAGCCTGACGCTCTGATGATGAGCGAGGAGGCAATCGTTATAATGGGCTTGTTGGTGGGCTTGAACGTAATCGACTGCAACTTCTGTGTAAAG GAAGAAGACCTCGATTGTCAACAAGGTGTGATCGATTTCTCGCTATACCTGCGAAACAGCAATCATATACCTGGTGAATCTCCAGACGACGAGCTTGAAAATGATAACATGACAACTGTCCTCGACCAGAAAAATTACATCGAGGAACTAAACCGACATTTAAA CGCAACTGTGACAAACCTACAAGCCAAAGTGGAATCCTTAACAACGACAAACGCTCTTATGAAGGAGGACCTGTCTATCGCTAAAAATAACATTCTGTCGCTTCACGAGGAGAATAGACAATTGAAAAAAGAGTTGGGAATCGAAATCAAAGACACGAACGAG AATGGGAAACCACCAATCAAAATTACTGAAACGACGACAGAGATCGAGGAGTTGAGAAGTAGGCTAGATGCTGAAAAGAAATTACGGCAGGATGTAGAAAAGGAATTAGAATTACAG ATTAGTATGAAGTCAGAAATGGAAGTGGCTATGAAGTTGTTGGAGAAAGATATTCACGAGAAACAAGATACGATCATATCGTTACGACGACAGCTCGACGAGATCAAGTTAATTAACTTGGAAATGTATAAAAAGCTACAG GAATGTGAGCACGAACTAACGCAGAAAGGAGAAATGGTGAGCCGGCTTCATGCGAAGACGAATAAAATCGGCAAGATCCTGAATAATCTTGAGAAGTGCAACCACATGAAAAAGGATGGGAAAAATATTCATAGTCCAACCACGCCGAGCAGTATCTTGAAATCGATTCTTAATAACATCAGTCCCACTTCACCACGATGTTACTCGTCTGCAGACAATTTATCCGCGATTGATTATCAGCACCCTCCTAATAATCAGCAACAATCAGCTAACAATCATCAAAAACCGACTAATAACCAGCAAACTAACAATCACCAACAATCCACTAATGCTCAGCAGCAATCCCTCACTGAGCAACCATATTCTCCTAATAATAACGGACAAACAAGGGGTAACGAGCAACAAAATGGCGCTAACGAAAAGGAAATGGCAAAGCCTGATACCCCAGAACAGAGTAAATCGAACGGTGAGATTTCTATGGAGGCGGAGGAACAATCGACTGCATAA
- the LOC117163380 gene encoding protein RUFY3 isoform X5 — protein sequence MRQESKNGLKIRPPGDHSVHHSGVMLEEDMAGAQDTIYLCNFRVSVDGEWLCLKELQDVEFSLQESMQRSPSPPLALSARDPVIIERSNLVNISKLIVKELIETSLKYGRMLDSDHMPLQHFFIVLEHVLRHGLRPKKGLLGPKKELWDILQLVEKYCSEAQDITSSIRDLPTVRTAMGRARAWLRMALMQKKLADYLKVLIDHKEDILSEYFEPDALMMSEEAIVIMGLLVGLNVIDCNFCVKEEDLDCQQGVIDFSLYLRNSNHIPGESPDDELENDNMTTVLDQKNYIEELNRHLNATVTNLQAKVESLTTTNALMKEDLSIAKNNILSLHEENRQLKKELGIEIKDTNENGKPPIKITETTTEIEELRSRLDAEKKLRQDVEKELELQISMKSEMEVAMKLLEKDIHEKQDTIISLRRQLDEIKLINLEMYKKLQECEHELTQKGEMVSRLHAKTNKIGKILNNLEKCNHMKKDGKNIHSPTTPSSILKSILNNISPTSPRCYSSADNLSAIDYQHPPNNQQQSANNHQKPTNNQQTNNHQQSTNAQQQSLTEQPYSPNNNGQTRGNEQQNGANEKEMAKPDTPEQSKSNGEISMEAEEQSTA from the exons ATGCGGCAAGAATCCAAAAACGGTCTGAAGATCAGGCCACCGGGTGACCACAGTGTACATCACAGTGGGGTCATGCTTGAAGAAGACATGGCTGGCGCTCAGGATACGATATACCTGTGCAACTTCCGTGTTTCTGTCGACGGCGAGTGGCTGTGCCTGAAAGAGCTTCAGGATGTCGAGTTCTCGTTGCAGGAGTCGATGCAACGTTCACCATCGCCACCGCTCGCTCTCAGTG CACGCGATCCAGTCATCATCGAGAGGAGTAATCTTgtgaatatttcaaaattaatcgTGAAGGAGCTGATCGAAACGTCTTTGAAGTATGGTCGGATGCTTGATTCTGATCATATGCCATTGCAACATTTTTTCATCGTTCTTGAACACGTGCTTAGGCATGGTTTACGACCAAAGAAG GGTCTACTTGGACCCAAGAAGGAGCTTTGGGATATACTTCAGCTCGTTGAGAAATATTGTTCCGAAGCACAGGACATTACGTCCAGTATTCGTGATCTACCTACTGTTAG GACTGCAATGGGTAGAGCGCGAGCATGGTTGCGTATGGCGTTAATGCAGAAAAAGCTAGCGGACTACTTGAAAGTTTTAATCGACCACAAGGAAGATATATTGTCCGAGTATTTCGAGCCTGACGCTCTGATGATGAGCGAGGAGGCAATCGTTATAATGGGCTTGTTGGTGGGCTTGAACGTAATCGACTGCAACTTCTGTGTAAAG GAAGAAGACCTCGATTGTCAACAAGGTGTGATCGATTTCTCGCTATACCTGCGAAACAGCAATCATATACCTGGTGAATCTCCAGACGACGAGCTTGAAAATGATAACATGACAACTGTCCTCGACCAGAAAAATTACATCGAGGAACTAAACCGACATTTAAA CGCAACTGTGACAAACCTACAAGCCAAAGTGGAATCCTTAACAACGACAAACGCTCTTATGAAGGAGGACCTGTCTATCGCTAAAAATAACATTCTGTCGCTTCACGAGGAGAATAGACAATTGAAAAAAGAGTTGGGAATCGAAATCAAAGACACGAACGAG AATGGGAAACCACCAATCAAAATTACTGAAACGACGACAGAGATCGAGGAGTTGAGAAGTAGGCTAGATGCTGAAAAGAAATTACGGCAGGATGTAGAAAAGGAATTAGAATTACAG ATTAGTATGAAGTCAGAAATGGAAGTGGCTATGAAGTTGTTGGAGAAAGATATTCACGAGAAACAAGATACGATCATATCGTTACGACGACAGCTCGACGAGATCAAGTTAATTAACTTGGAAATGTATAAAAAGCTACAG GAATGTGAGCACGAACTAACGCAGAAAGGAGAAATGGTGAGCCGGCTTCATGCGAAGACGAATAAAATCGGCAAGATCCTGAATAATCTTGAGAAGTGCAACCACATGAAAAAGGATGGGAAAAATATTCATAGTCCAACCACGCCGAGCAGTATCTTGAAATCGATTCTTAATAACATCAGTCCCACTTCACCACGATGTTACTCGTCTGCAGACAATTTATCCGCGATTGATTATCAGCACCCTCCTAATAATCAGCAACAATCAGCTAACAATCATCAAAAACCGACTAATAACCAGCAAACTAACAATCACCAACAATCCACTAATGCTCAGCAGCAATCCCTCACTGAGCAACCATATTCTCCTAATAATAACGGACAAACAAGGGGTAACGAGCAACAAAATGGCGCTAACGAAAAGGAAATGGCAAAGCCTGATACCCCAGAACAGAGTAAATCGAACGGTGAGATTTCTATGGAGGCGGAGGAACAATCGACTGCATAA